The following are from one region of the Tenacibaculum dicentrarchi genome:
- a CDS encoding CPBP family intramembrane glutamic endopeptidase: MNFIQQAYKGKNDWFYYLASISLILFGWQFIGILPLALVAILHSKDFGEFSSAANQSFMTLGIDKNLFLFLMILMFAIGLFFLFLSIKFIHKRAIKTLITSRENIDWSRFWFGFITWGIVAVSVTLLGVFLSPENYIWNFKPVPFFTLVVVSFLFLPLQTSFEELLFRGYFMQSLGVLFKNRWMPLIITSVAFGLLHGANPEVEKLGYISMVFYIGTGFFFGITTLMDKGTELSLGLHAVNNIVAAFLVTTNWTVFQTDALFIDTSEPSVGIEMFLPVFVLYPLILLLFSKKYGWKNWKDKLFGQIEKPIKIE; the protein is encoded by the coding sequence ATGAATTTTATACAACAAGCCTACAAAGGAAAAAATGATTGGTTTTATTATTTAGCAAGTATTTCATTAATTCTTTTTGGATGGCAATTTATAGGAATACTTCCTTTGGCATTAGTAGCGATTTTACATTCCAAAGATTTTGGAGAGTTTTCGAGTGCTGCTAATCAAAGTTTTATGACCTTAGGAATTGACAAAAATTTGTTTTTATTTCTGATGATATTAATGTTTGCTATCGGATTGTTTTTTTTGTTTTTATCAATAAAATTCATTCATAAAAGAGCCATAAAAACACTAATAACAAGCCGTGAAAATATTGATTGGAGTAGGTTTTGGTTCGGTTTTATTACTTGGGGAATTGTTGCCGTAAGTGTAACTTTATTAGGTGTTTTTTTATCTCCAGAAAATTATATTTGGAATTTTAAACCCGTACCTTTTTTTACTTTAGTAGTCGTTTCTTTTTTGTTTTTACCTTTACAAACGAGTTTTGAAGAACTGTTATTTAGAGGTTATTTTATGCAAAGTTTAGGTGTTTTATTTAAAAATAGATGGATGCCTTTAATTATAACTTCGGTAGCTTTCGGGTTGTTACATGGTGCAAATCCTGAGGTTGAAAAATTAGGTTATATTTCGATGGTATTTTATATTGGAACTGGTTTTTTCTTCGGAATTACAACTTTAATGGATAAAGGAACAGAATTATCTTTAGGTTTACACGCTGTAAATAATATTGTTGCCGCTTTTTTAGTAACCACAAATTGGACGGTTTTTCAAACAGATGCTTTATTTATTGATACTTCAGAACCTTCAGTAGGTATCGAAATGTTTTTACCTGTTTTTGTATTATATCCGTTAATTTTATTGTTGTTTTCTAAAAAATACGGCTGGAAAAATTGGAAAGATAAATTATTTGGACAGATAGAAAAACCAATAAAAATTGAATAA
- a CDS encoding MlaD family protein — protein sequence MSKELKTGIVTVVIIVLFIWGYNFLKGENLFSGSRRQFFVEYKNINGLNKASLVTINGLKVGKIDDISFNTTPEKQGVLLVEISLDSDFEFSKNSIARIYSASLMGGQNLAIVPKYDGGLAVSGDYLKGEVESDLFSSVGEKLNPIQSNLQSVLIGADSLLLGMNTVLDQKSRKSLNKSILGLEGTITDVRKTLTSVNNLLSNSKENLKVTLTNTKKITDNFSKLSDDLAKSNLGTTVKKLETTLGNVNGLLANMKDGKGTLGKLMTDDKMYTNLTNASKEMEELLREVKLNPKRFVHISLFGKKAIPYNKEANTKNISSK from the coding sequence ATGTCAAAAGAACTTAAAACAGGTATTGTTACTGTCGTTATTATAGTATTATTTATTTGGGGCTATAATTTTTTAAAAGGAGAAAATTTATTTAGCGGTAGTCGTAGACAATTTTTTGTGGAGTATAAGAATATTAATGGACTTAATAAAGCAAGTTTAGTAACTATAAACGGACTAAAGGTTGGTAAAATTGATGATATTTCATTTAATACAACTCCTGAAAAACAAGGTGTTTTATTAGTAGAGATATCTTTAGACAGCGATTTTGAATTTTCTAAAAATAGTATTGCTCGAATTTACTCGGCAAGTTTAATGGGGGGGCAAAATTTAGCAATAGTACCAAAATATGATGGCGGACTTGCTGTTTCTGGGGATTATTTAAAAGGAGAAGTAGAATCGGATCTTTTTTCATCTGTAGGCGAAAAATTAAATCCTATTCAGTCAAATTTACAAAGTGTACTTATTGGTGCTGATTCGTTGTTACTAGGAATGAATACCGTATTAGACCAAAAATCACGTAAAAGTTTAAATAAAAGTATTCTTGGTTTAGAAGGCACAATTACTGATGTTCGAAAAACATTGACATCAGTAAATAATTTATTGAGTAATAGTAAAGAAAACTTAAAAGTAACGCTTACAAATACTAAAAAAATTACAGATAACTTTTCTAAATTATCAGATGATTTAGCTAAGTCTAATTTAGGTACAACTGTTAAAAAACTAGAAACAACGCTAGGTAATGTAAATGGCTTATTAGCAAATATGAAAGATGGTAAAGGAACCTTAGGAAAGCTAATGACCGACGATAAAATGTACACTAATTTAACTAATGCTTCTAAAGAAATGGAAGAATTATTACGAGAAGTGAAGTTAAATCCTAAAAGATTTGTACATATATCATTATTTGGTAAAAAAGCAATACCTTATAATAAAGAAGCTAACACCAAAAATATAAGCTCTAAATAA
- a CDS encoding o-succinylbenzoate synthase, which translates to MIKATYHKHLLNFKQASGTSRGILRTKETWFITLKQEDKIGIGECGLFRGLSIDDTPDYEEKLKWFCENINLGLEVLLAEAIRFPSIQFGLEQAFLSLKSENKFELFPSDFTKGKEAIAINGLIWMGDKAFMQQQIKDKLQQGSSTIKMKIGAIDFETEIDLLKSIRNEFSSKEITLRVDANGGFTPKDALQKLQRLSELEIHSIEQPIKQGQWQEMASLCEKTPLPIALDEELIGVFTSEEKEKCIETIKPQYIILKPSLVGGIKGSEEWISIAKKHHADNWITSALESNIGLNAIAQWTQTLKNPLPQGLGTGSLFTNNFESPLEVSNGSLHYNSKKAWEFFFRLKSF; encoded by the coding sequence ATGATAAAAGCAACCTATCATAAACATTTGCTTAACTTTAAACAAGCAAGCGGAACATCTCGAGGAATTTTAAGAACCAAAGAAACTTGGTTTATCACCTTAAAACAAGAAGATAAAATAGGAATAGGAGAGTGCGGTTTATTCAGAGGATTAAGTATTGATGACACGCCAGATTATGAAGAAAAACTAAAATGGTTTTGTGAAAATATTAATTTAGGTTTAGAGGTTTTATTAGCCGAAGCGATTCGCTTCCCGTCTATTCAATTCGGATTAGAACAAGCTTTTTTATCATTAAAATCTGAAAATAAATTTGAATTATTTCCTTCTGATTTTACCAAAGGAAAAGAAGCTATTGCCATAAACGGATTAATTTGGATGGGAGATAAAGCCTTTATGCAACAGCAAATTAAAGACAAGTTGCAACAAGGTTCTTCTACTATAAAAATGAAAATTGGAGCTATCGATTTTGAAACAGAAATTGATTTGTTAAAATCTATCAGAAATGAATTTTCATCAAAAGAAATTACTTTACGTGTTGATGCAAATGGAGGTTTTACACCAAAAGACGCTTTACAAAAATTACAACGATTATCAGAGTTAGAAATTCATTCTATCGAACAGCCTATAAAACAAGGTCAGTGGCAAGAAATGGCTAGTTTGTGCGAAAAAACACCTTTGCCAATTGCTTTAGATGAAGAGTTAATAGGCGTTTTTACATCCGAAGAAAAAGAAAAATGTATTGAAACAATTAAACCGCAATACATTATTTTAAAACCAAGTTTAGTTGGCGGAATCAAAGGAAGTGAAGAGTGGATTTCAATAGCAAAAAAACACCATGCCGATAATTGGATAACTTCTGCACTAGAAAGTAATATTGGTTTAAATGCTATTGCACAATGGACGCAAACTTTAAAAAATCCGTTGCCTCAAGGTTTAGGAACAGGAAGTTTATTTACCAATAATTTTGAAAGTCCGTTAGAAGTATCAAACGGAAGTTTACATTATAACAGTAAAAAAGCGTGGGAATTTTTTTTTAGATTAAAATCTTTTTAA
- a CDS encoding (Fe-S)-binding protein, producing the protein MNVPTMAEMMAQGKQPEVLFWVGAAGSYDDRAKKITKAFVKILNLAKVDFAVLGTEESSTGDAAKRAGNEFLFQMQAMMNIEVLNGYEIKKIVTCDPHSFNTLKNEYPELGGNYEVYHHTQFINNLISEGRLSIDDTNLKGKRVTYHDPCYLGRANDIYETPRELIRSLGVKMTEMKRHKSTALCCGAGGAQMFKDAERGDKEVNVLRTEDALATNPQIIATGCPYCNTMMTDGVKFKLKEDQVIVQDIAELIAQANNL; encoded by the coding sequence ATGAACGTACCAACAATGGCAGAAATGATGGCTCAGGGCAAACAACCAGAAGTGTTGTTTTGGGTAGGAGCAGCAGGAAGTTATGATGATAGAGCTAAAAAAATAACCAAAGCGTTTGTAAAAATATTAAACCTAGCAAAGGTAGATTTTGCAGTGTTAGGTACTGAAGAAAGTTCAACAGGTGATGCAGCAAAACGAGCAGGAAACGAATTTTTGTTTCAAATGCAAGCAATGATGAATATTGAAGTTTTAAATGGATACGAAATAAAAAAAATAGTAACCTGTGACCCGCATTCATTTAATACTTTAAAAAATGAATATCCAGAATTAGGAGGGAATTACGAAGTATATCATCACACACAATTTATAAATAACTTAATAAGCGAAGGTCGTTTATCAATAGATGATACAAATTTAAAAGGAAAACGTGTTACTTATCACGATCCTTGTTATTTAGGTCGTGCAAATGATATTTATGAAACTCCGCGAGAATTAATTCGTAGTTTAGGGGTAAAAATGACGGAAATGAAACGTCATAAATCTACCGCTTTATGTTGTGGGGCAGGAGGAGCACAAATGTTTAAAGATGCTGAAAGAGGTGATAAAGAAGTTAATGTTTTACGAACTGAAGACGCATTAGCAACAAATCCACAAATTATAGCAACAGGTTGCCCATATTGTAATACTATGATGACGGATGGTGTAAAATTTAAACTGAAAGAAGATCAGGTTATAGTACAAGATATTGCTGAGTTAATAGCTCAAGCAAATAATTTATAA
- the menA gene encoding 1,4-dihydroxy-2-naphthoate octaprenyltransferase, translated as MIKNYIKAARLRTLPLSVSGIIVGSFLANFSTYTNDNFPNSEKNYLIFILAILTTIGFQVLSNFANDYGDGIKGTDDNREGEARMVSSGAITPKQMKMAMIITGVITLIIALLLIYVSFGKDNFLFSVIFFGLGVSSIVAAIKYTVGKSAYGYSGFGDVFVFLFFGLLAVVGTYFLYTKQLNVTIFLPAITVGLLSTAVLNLNNMRDRVNDAKVGKNTLVVKLGASLSKYYHYYLIIASFLFANLYVVINFKSPLQFLFILAYLPIIKHLFFVYKNKEEPLLDGELKKVALSTFFFAILFGLGNIL; from the coding sequence ATGATTAAAAATTATATAAAAGCCGCACGTTTAAGAACTTTACCGTTATCGGTTTCTGGAATTATTGTTGGAAGTTTTTTAGCCAATTTTTCTACTTATACCAACGATAACTTTCCAAATTCCGAAAAAAACTATTTAATATTTATACTTGCAATCTTAACAACTATCGGTTTTCAAGTGTTATCAAATTTTGCGAATGATTACGGAGACGGTATCAAAGGAACTGATGATAATAGAGAAGGAGAAGCACGTATGGTTTCATCAGGAGCAATAACGCCAAAACAGATGAAAATGGCAATGATTATTACAGGAGTTATCACTTTAATAATAGCATTATTGCTTATTTATGTATCTTTCGGAAAGGATAATTTTTTGTTTTCAGTAATTTTCTTCGGATTAGGAGTTTCCTCAATTGTTGCAGCTATAAAATATACCGTAGGGAAATCGGCTTATGGTTACAGCGGTTTTGGCGATGTTTTTGTATTTCTTTTCTTCGGATTATTAGCTGTTGTAGGAACATACTTTTTATATACAAAACAATTAAATGTCACTATTTTCTTACCTGCAATTACTGTCGGATTATTAAGTACAGCTGTTTTGAACTTAAATAATATGAGAGATAGGGTAAACGATGCAAAAGTTGGTAAAAATACGTTAGTTGTTAAATTAGGAGCTTCTTTATCTAAATATTATCATTATTATTTAATCATCGCATCATTTTTATTTGCTAATTTATATGTAGTAATTAACTTTAAATCACCATTACAATTCTTATTTATATTAGCTTATTTACCAATTATAAAGCATCTATTTTTTGTTTATAAAAACAAAGAAGAACCGTTATTAGATGGTGAATTAAAAAAAGTAGCACTAAGTACTTTTTTCTTTGCTATATTATTTGGATTAGGAAATATTTTATAA
- a CDS encoding AMP-binding protein, with product MNKQRFHKSFKLNDTSFLSEEELLVFSDKISKSIHTFLTDWFNEKDFVIVQTSGSTGKPKPIKLQKEFMKNSALATGDFFDLKENTTALLCLSIDYIAGKMMLVRALTLGWELDIVNPVMNPLNEVNKTYDFSAMVPLQLRNSLSELHKIAKLIVGGGVVSNDLITAIQNTPTNIFATYGMTETITHIAVKKLNNFKSHQLISDANYTILSNVKITTDTRNCLVIEAPKVSEEKIITNDVVQLISNKEFEWLGRFDNVINSGGIKLHPEKIEEKLSKIINTRFFVTGVNDDFLGEKLILIIEDKVLSEEETEDEKTLKKTIKTLKTLSKFEIPKEIYFIDNFIETDTKKIQRKKTLEKIVWH from the coding sequence TTGAATAAACAACGTTTTCATAAAAGTTTTAAACTCAATGATACTTCTTTTTTATCCGAAGAAGAATTACTTGTTTTTTCTGATAAAATATCAAAATCGATACATACTTTTTTAACCGATTGGTTTAATGAAAAGGATTTTGTAATTGTACAAACATCAGGTTCAACAGGAAAACCAAAACCGATTAAGTTGCAAAAAGAATTTATGAAAAATTCGGCTTTAGCAACAGGTGATTTTTTTGATTTAAAAGAAAATACAACAGCTTTATTATGCTTATCAATTGATTATATTGCTGGTAAAATGATGTTAGTCCGTGCTTTAACTTTAGGTTGGGAATTGGATATTGTAAATCCTGTAATGAATCCTTTAAATGAAGTAAATAAAACCTATGATTTTTCGGCAATGGTTCCGTTACAATTACGAAATTCATTGTCTGAATTACATAAAATAGCTAAATTAATTGTTGGTGGAGGCGTAGTTTCAAATGATTTAATAACTGCTATTCAAAATACACCGACAAATATATTTGCTACTTATGGAATGACAGAAACAATTACTCATATTGCAGTTAAAAAACTCAATAATTTTAAGAGTCATCAACTTATTTCAGATGCTAATTATACTATTTTATCAAACGTAAAAATAACTACTGATACTAGAAATTGTTTAGTTATTGAAGCTCCAAAAGTATCCGAAGAAAAAATAATAACTAATGATGTTGTTCAGTTAATTTCTAACAAAGAATTTGAATGGTTAGGTCGTTTTGATAACGTAATAAATTCGGGAGGAATTAAATTACATCCCGAAAAAATAGAAGAGAAATTATCAAAAATAATAAATACACGTTTTTTTGTTACAGGTGTAAATGATGATTTTTTAGGCGAGAAATTAATCTTAATTATTGAAGATAAAGTTTTATCCGAAGAAGAAACCGAAGATGAAAAAACTTTAAAAAAAACCATTAAAACTTTAAAAACATTATCAAAATTCGAAATTCCTAAAGAAATTTATTTTATTGATAATTTTATAGAAACAGACACGAAAAAAATCCAACGAAAAAAAACCTTGGAAAAAATAGTATGGCATTAG
- the rpsH gene encoding 30S ribosomal protein S8, whose amino-acid sequence MYTDPIADFLTRVRNAIAANHRVVEIPASKLKKEMTKILFDQGYVLSYQFNDDKVQGTIKIALKYDRDTKESVIRKIQRISTPGLRKYVGSKEMPRVLNGLGIAIVSTSKGVMTNKKAKQENVGGEVLCYVY is encoded by the coding sequence ATGTATACAGATCCAATCGCGGATTTTCTTACTCGAGTAAGAAATGCTATTGCAGCAAATCATCGAGTAGTAGAAATTCCTGCTTCTAAATTGAAGAAGGAAATGACGAAGATTTTGTTCGATCAAGGTTATGTTTTAAGTTATCAATTTAATGATGATAAAGTTCAAGGAACTATCAAGATAGCTTTAAAGTATGATCGTGACACGAAAGAGTCAGTAATCAGAAAAATTCAAAGAATTTCAACACCAGGTTTACGTAAGTATGTTGGCTCTAAAGAGATGCCAAGAGTATTGAACGGATTAGGTATTGCTATCGTTTCTACATCTAAAGGTGTAATGACGAATAAAAAAGCAAAACAAGAAAATGTTGGTGGTGAGGTATTGTGTTACGTTTATTAA
- a CDS encoding N-acetylmuramoyl-L-alanine amidase family protein: MQFLKLRKYNHLKNNFLFLIFIFCFFGFSKTVYAQKKYTIVLDAGHGGKDAGASRGAYIEKKIALKLVLKIGAILKKDQSINVRYTRTKDVFIELHKRASIANKKNADLFVSIHCNSNKSVKPHGSETYVLGLKGNDENFEIVKKENSVILLEDDYKKNYDYDPNSPESLIGLSVLQEENLDASLALASFVQTNFKSIKRYDRKVKQANFLVLRETAMPSVLIELGFLSNKTEGRFLNSKYGQLKMAKSIATAIKKYVKRLKLNSINQDVVEVSKPKKTAVIRKKKAVKIKKQAVRKKKILFKVQIAASKKRLNKQNFNFRGLRNIESKYISGYYKYYYGSSASLSKVKKSLIKVRKVGYKDAWIVAFKGGKRISVKQALKNR; encoded by the coding sequence ATGCAATTCTTAAAATTACGTAAATATAATCACTTGAAAAATAATTTTTTATTTTTAATCTTTATTTTTTGTTTCTTCGGATTTTCAAAAACAGTCTATGCCCAAAAAAAATATACCATTGTTTTGGATGCTGGTCATGGAGGAAAGGATGCGGGAGCTTCTAGAGGTGCGTATATTGAAAAAAAAATAGCTTTAAAATTAGTTCTAAAAATAGGGGCTATTTTAAAAAAAGACCAAAGTATTAATGTTCGTTATACCCGAACAAAAGATGTTTTTATAGAGCTTCATAAACGAGCTAGTATTGCTAATAAGAAAAATGCTGATTTATTTGTATCGATACATTGTAACTCTAATAAATCAGTAAAACCACATGGTTCAGAAACGTATGTTCTTGGTTTAAAAGGGAATGATGAGAATTTTGAAATTGTGAAAAAAGAAAATTCCGTAATTTTATTAGAAGATGATTATAAAAAAAATTATGATTATGACCCTAATTCTCCGGAGTCTTTAATTGGATTATCTGTTTTACAGGAAGAAAATTTAGATGCAAGTTTGGCGTTGGCAAGTTTTGTACAAACCAATTTTAAAAGTATTAAAAGATATGACCGAAAAGTAAAGCAGGCTAATTTTTTAGTACTGCGTGAAACCGCTATGCCAAGTGTTTTAATTGAGTTAGGTTTTTTATCAAACAAAACAGAAGGACGGTTTTTAAATTCAAAGTATGGGCAGTTGAAAATGGCAAAATCAATAGCTACTGCTATTAAAAAATATGTAAAAAGGTTAAAATTAAACAGCATTAATCAAGATGTAGTAGAGGTTTCTAAGCCTAAAAAAACCGCTGTTATTAGAAAAAAGAAAGCTGTTAAAATAAAAAAACAAGCAGTTCGTAAAAAAAAGATACTCTTTAAAGTACAAATAGCAGCATCTAAAAAACGATTAAATAAGCAGAATTTTAATTTTAGAGGCTTAAGAAATATAGAATCAAAATATATTAGCGGTTATTATAAATATTATTATGGAAGTTCTGCTAGTTTATCAAAAGTAAAAAAGAGTTTAATTAAGGTAAGAAAGGTAGGTTATAAAGATGCTTGGATCGTTGCTTTTAAGGGTGGTAAAAGAATATCGGTTAAACAAGCGCTAAAAAACCGTTGA
- a CDS encoding (Fe-S)-binding protein translates to MEKYLSNIIFAAILITGIGYFVMNVRKLIRNIKLGKDVDRTDRKPERWKNMAKIALGQYRMVRRPLSGILHIVVYVGFVLINIEMLEIVIDGLLGTHRVFQPILGNAIYGFLIGNFEILAVLVFVAVTIFWLRRNIERVKRFWSKEMTGWPKNDGNIILYFEMVLMSLFLIMNATDVPFQQSGAGNIISQFIAPLFDGFSSEELHTIEKSAWWIHIIGILIFLNYLYYSKHLHILLAFPNTFFANLKPKGQFTNVASVTKEVKMMMDPDADPYAMPEEGTEEEEPEKFGASDVTDLNWVQLMNAYTCTECGRCTSSCPANLTGKELSPRKIMMDTRDRLEEVGKNIDANKGVFKDDGKQLLNDYISPEELWACTSCNACVQECPIDIDPLSIILEMRRYLVMEESAAPQELNMMMSNIENNGAPWQYSQQDRLNWKDED, encoded by the coding sequence ATGGAGAAATATTTATCAAACATTATTTTTGCAGCCATTTTAATTACAGGTATTGGATACTTTGTAATGAATGTTCGCAAGTTGATAAGAAATATTAAACTAGGAAAAGACGTTGATAGAACAGACAGAAAACCTGAGCGTTGGAAAAACATGGCTAAAATAGCCTTAGGACAGTACAGAATGGTACGTCGTCCGCTTTCAGGAATTTTACATATTGTAGTTTATGTAGGATTTGTTTTGATTAATATTGAAATGTTAGAAATAGTAATTGATGGTTTATTAGGAACACATCGTGTTTTTCAACCTATTTTAGGAAATGCCATTTACGGATTTTTAATCGGTAATTTTGAAATTTTAGCAGTGTTAGTTTTTGTTGCTGTAACGATATTTTGGTTGCGTAGAAATATTGAAAGAGTAAAACGTTTTTGGAGTAAAGAAATGACAGGTTGGCCTAAAAATGATGGTAATATTATTTTATATTTTGAAATGGTATTAATGTCGTTATTTTTAATAATGAATGCTACGGATGTTCCTTTTCAACAATCAGGAGCAGGTAATATTATTTCTCAATTTATAGCACCTTTATTTGATGGGTTTTCATCAGAAGAATTACATACTATTGAAAAATCAGCTTGGTGGATACATATTATAGGTATTTTAATTTTCTTAAATTACTTATATTATTCAAAACATTTACACATATTATTAGCATTCCCAAATACATTTTTTGCTAATTTAAAACCTAAAGGACAATTCACAAATGTTGCTTCGGTTACTAAAGAAGTAAAAATGATGATGGATCCTGATGCTGACCCGTATGCAATGCCAGAAGAAGGTACGGAAGAAGAAGAACCAGAAAAATTTGGTGCATCTGATGTTACCGATTTAAACTGGGTGCAATTAATGAATGCTTACACATGTACTGAGTGTGGACGTTGTACATCATCATGTCCAGCTAATTTAACAGGAAAAGAATTATCTCCTAGAAAAATTATGATGGATACTCGTGACCGTTTAGAAGAGGTAGGTAAAAATATTGATGCCAATAAAGGCGTTTTTAAAGATGATGGAAAGCAGTTATTAAACGATTATATTTCTCCAGAAGAATTATGGGCGTGTACAAGTTGTAATGCTTGTGTGCAAGAATGTCCTATTGATATTGACCCATTATCTATTATTTTAGAAATGCGTCGTTATTTAGTAATGGAAGAATCTGCAGCTCCGCAAGAGTTAAATATGATGATGAGTAATATTGAAAATAACGGAGCACCTTGGCAATATAGTCAACAAGACAGATTAAACTGGAAAGATGAAGATTAA
- a CDS encoding SRPBCC family protein → MKAVKITLGIVTAFVLVFLITGIVVEEVEYSTKITIDKPVNKVFENFTNPDLIKKWLPNIKSIEVIEQKPAVIGSTYRMTVESNGQEVKMAQKITDFVPNQKITFQFTSSEMIKIDSYNFASNNASTTVTQNSSVNSKSYLTACLYPYFKGTFKAVNMNCLTQLKELSEQ, encoded by the coding sequence ATGAAAGCTGTAAAAATAACTTTAGGAATTGTAACTGCCTTTGTACTTGTTTTTTTAATAACAGGAATTGTTGTAGAAGAAGTAGAATATAGTACTAAAATAACAATAGATAAACCTGTGAATAAGGTTTTTGAGAACTTTACAAATCCTGATTTAATAAAAAAATGGTTGCCAAATATTAAGTCAATCGAAGTAATTGAGCAAAAACCAGCCGTTATAGGAAGTACTTATAGAATGACTGTAGAAAGCAACGGACAAGAGGTTAAAATGGCTCAAAAAATAACAGATTTTGTACCTAATCAAAAAATAACATTTCAATTTACTTCAAGCGAAATGATTAAAATTGATAGCTACAATTTCGCATCTAACAACGCAAGTACCACCGTTACACAAAATAGCAGTGTAAATAGTAAATCATACCTAACAGCCTGTTTGTATCCTTATTTTAAAGGAACATTTAAAGCTGTAAATATGAATTGTTTAACACAGTTAAAAGAGTTGTCAGAACAATAA
- a CDS encoding metal-dependent hydrolase, with translation MNITFYGHSCFGIEINGTHLLVDPFITGNPLASNIKITDIKADYILVTHAHQDHVLDVELLATQTGATIISNFEIAQYYGAKSFKTAAVNHGGTFKTDAFSAKYVNAIHTSSFADGTYGGQPGGFVISSEEKTLYIAGDTAVTMDMKLIPMTTKLTVAIFPIGDTFTMGVDDAIIASNLVECNNVIGCHFNTFAPIEIDVNEAKNKFTKANKQLTVLEIGQTITL, from the coding sequence ATGAACATTACATTTTACGGTCATTCTTGTTTCGGTATCGAAATTAACGGAACACATTTATTAGTTGACCCTTTTATTACAGGAAATCCATTAGCATCAAATATCAAAATAACTGATATCAAAGCCGATTATATATTAGTAACACACGCACATCAAGACCATGTTTTAGATGTTGAACTTTTAGCAACACAAACAGGTGCAACAATTATTTCTAATTTTGAAATAGCACAATATTACGGAGCTAAAAGTTTTAAAACAGCGGCTGTAAATCATGGTGGAACTTTTAAAACTGATGCTTTTTCAGCCAAATATGTAAACGCAATTCATACTTCATCATTTGCTGATGGAACTTACGGAGGGCAACCAGGAGGATTTGTAATTTCATCCGAAGAAAAAACATTATACATTGCTGGAGATACTGCTGTAACTATGGATATGAAATTAATTCCGATGACTACAAAATTAACAGTAGCTATTTTTCCAATAGGAGATACCTTTACAATGGGAGTTGATGACGCAATTATTGCTAGTAATTTGGTTGAATGTAACAACGTAATCGGTTGTCATTTTAACACATTTGCACCAATAGAAATTGATGTAAATGAAGCAAAAAATAAATTTACAAAAGCCAATAAACAATTAACTGTTTTAGAAATAGGACAAACTATTACATTATAA
- the rplF gene encoding 50S ribosomal protein L6 produces the protein MSRIGKNPIALPQGVEVKVNGNVVTVKGKLGELTQELKSEITAEIEDGVLTVKRASDSKDHRAAHGLYRSLISNMIEGVSKGYTKDLELVGVGYRASSQGQKLDLALGFSHNIVLNIAPEVKVETVSDKGKNPIVKLSSFDKQLVGQVAAKIRSFRAPEPYKGKGIKFVGEVLRRKAGKSA, from the coding sequence ATGAGTAGAATAGGAAAGAATCCAATCGCATTACCACAGGGTGTTGAAGTTAAAGTAAACGGAAATGTGGTTACAGTAAAAGGTAAATTAGGAGAGTTAACTCAAGAGTTAAAGTCTGAAATTACTGCAGAAATTGAAGACGGTGTTTTAACAGTCAAAAGAGCATCAGATAGTAAAGATCATAGAGCAGCACACGGTTTATATCGTTCATTAATCAGTAACATGATTGAAGGTGTTTCTAAAGGTTATACTAAGGATTTAGAATTAGTAGGTGTAGGTTATAGAGCATCTAGTCAAGGTCAAAAATTAGATTTAGCTTTAGGTTTTTCTCATAATATTGTTTTAAATATTGCTCCAGAAGTAAAAGTTGAAACAGTATCTGATAAAGGTAAAAATCCAATAGTTAAATTATCTTCGTTTGATAAACAATTAGTAGGACAGGTAGCTGCTAAAATCCGTTCTTTCCGTGCTCCAGAGCCATATAAAGGAAAAGGGATTAAATTTGTAGGAGAGGTATTAAGAAGAAAAGCAGGTAAATCTGCATAA